The Juglans regia cultivar Chandler chromosome 1, Walnut 2.0, whole genome shotgun sequence nucleotide sequence CAAGTGCCTTGAATATTGGAGCTCTGTTTACTTTGAATTCGGTTATTGGAAGGTCGGCCAAACCAGCAATTTTGGCTGCAATCGATGATGTCAATTCTGATTCGAGCGTCCTTCCTGAAATAAAACTGAACGTCATATTACGGGATACGAATTGCAGCGGATTTCTTGGAACTATGGAAGGTACCTCCAGAAGCTATCAATATTTACAAGTAGATATAGTACTTTCTTTTCTTAGGCTGCCCCGTGGGATATTTTACCTTAACTTTGAtcgttgaaattaaaaatttagggGTAACTTTTAGCGTCTGAATTTTTGGGTCTCCATTTATGAACTCAATTGCCATTTTCGAGTTCGTTTAGTGGTCTATATTTATTCCTTTCTAACAGTTCTGATTTCAATCATGTGCCACGATGACCACCTTGATTTTAACTTCCATTTGATTGCCATCCATTGCCATGGTCTATAATATTGGGCTATGTATGCTATGATATTGAAAAtaacaacttttttcaattccaaTTATGTATTTCATAGTCTGGAAGCTTAACTGTTGCACCTCTTTTACTTACAATTAATCGAGCACTCGGGTGATGCCCGGCTAACTGTTCAGTAATCTAAACATGGCATTCTTTGAttactaatttaataaaattgagtatatatgaaagaagacaaaaagtTATATAGGAAAGAAGTGGAAGTGTCTTGGACCTTTAAAATTTCGAATTGCTTAATATTTATTGACATGACCCTttaaattactttaattaaactACCAAATTTATTGCATTTAACATAAGAATGGATGGGGAGGCTTCACAAGGGCAAAGTTCTTGCttggaaaattatatatgttatagatGCTACAGAACATAAGATTTATTATGAGTCTTAGTTATACCAATCAAACCTTCGGGAAGGAGAAGTCAcacaatatctaacataatctAAACCCCCTTCTCCCATCTTATAACCTGTGAATTGTATATGAGCTAAGGGTAAAAGTACTGCAGTTGTCGTCATCTTTTTTAGTTAGTTCTGTTGTAAAGACCTTTCCACTTGATGGTATTATGgctcttttcttattttatggCCATCAAATCTATGGTAGTGCCACCACTTAAGATCTGGCTGGAGGGCTGTTGTTATAGTTTCAATTTGAGATAGTGCAGATTGGAAGTTAATCCATTTAATAGAGTTATCAAAAGTGGGACAATATTTGAAGTTAAACCTGTTGTCAGTATTTAACAACCATTTGTGGTCCTCAGCGGCTTTGCGAAATGGAGTCTTGCTAAGCTGAGAATTACATAGGATTATAAGTATGCTAACTCCTTTTTTGTGTGTCTTTGTCATGAAGATGGGGACAAAGGTTACAAAAATTTGACAGGGTTGTCATTAATAATGTAGCTTTGCAGCTCATGGAAGAGGATGTTGTTGCTGCAATCGGACCACAGTCCTCTGGTATAGCTCATGTCATATCCCATGTCGTTAATGAACTCCATGTGCCACTTCTATCTTTTGCAGCAACAGACCCCACTCTAGCTGCACTTCAATACCCATATTTTGTCCGTACTACACAGAGTGATTATTTCCAAATGTATGCAATTGCTGATTTGGTTGAATATTATGGATGGAGGGAGGTTGTTGCCATCTTCGTAGATGATGATTATGGCAGAGGTGGAATTTCTGTATTGGGTGATGCCCTGGCAAAGAAACGTGCCAAGATCTCTTACAAAGCTGCCTTTACTCCTCATGCCCCCAAAAGTGCAATTAATGACTTGCTTGTTGGAGTAAACCTCATGGAGTCTCGGGTGTATGTCGTGCACGTAAATCCTGACTCTGGTTTGACAGTTTTCTCAGTTGCTAAATCTCTTGGGATGATGAGTGGTGGCTATGTTTGGATTGCAACAGATTGGCTTCCTTCCCTCCTAGATTCATCAGCAACATCTGATCCTGACACAATGAGTCTCCTACAAGGGGTCATTGCTCTTCGTCATCACACCCCAGATGGTGATCTCAAAAAAAGTTTAATGTCTAGATTGAACaacctaaaaaataaagatattgcAAACTTCAATTCTTATGCACTCTATGCATATGATTCTGTTTGGTTAGCAGCACACGCTCTTGATGCTTACTTGAAAGAAGGTGGAAACATATCTTTCTCTAATGACCCCACATTGCATGACTCAAATGGAAGCACACTGCGCTTAGCATCCCTCCGAACTTTTGATGGAGGTCAACAATTTCTCCAGACAATTCTAAGTATGAACTTTACAGGTGTAAGCGGTCAGATGCAATTTGATCGGGACAAAAATTTAGTTCATCCAGCATATGATGTTCTGAACATTGGGGGGACTGGGTTTCGTAAGATTGGCTATTGGTCAAATTATTCTCATCTCTCAATCATTTCTCCAGAAATCTTATATACTAGGCCTCCCAATACTTCAACTGCCAGTCAACATGTGTACAGTGTAATATGGCCTGGTGAAACTGCAGCAATACCCCGGGGATGGGTATTCCCAAACAATGGTAAGCCACTGCGGATAGGAGTGCCAAACCGAGTAAGTTACAAACAATTTGTGGCCAAAGACAATGGTCCTCCAGGGGTCAGAGGTTTCTGTATTGATGTCTTTGAAGCTGCCATAAACTTGTTGCCTTATCCTGTACCACGCTCGTATATGCTATATGGAGATGGAAAAAGAAATCCTGTTTACAATAATCTCGTGGATGCTGTTGCAGCAGATGTGAGTATTTGGCCTTTATTTGCAACTTTAAtcttttgataaattttctGAAAAAGTTATGTTTGGTTTAATGAAGAATGGAACATGCTATAAAATGGATTGCAAGTTGTTTGCATGTACTCTTCTCATTACTCCTTTCGAGGGCTTTCTAATTAGATTATCTAATATATTGGTGAGATGCAGTATTTGAATCATTATAGCTATTTCGATCACTGCATCTGTTGGGAAATTTGatgatgtggaaaaaaaaatcattatagctATTTCAACATACTTACTTCCTACTTCAGAAATTTGATGCAGCTGTTGGGGACATGACAATTGTTACAAATAGAACCAAAATTGTGGATTTCACACAGCCTTACATGGAATCAGGACTTGTCGTTGTTGCTCCCGTCAAAGAGAAGAAGTCAAGTCCTTGGGCTTTCCTCAAGCCATTTAATGCTCTAATGTGGTGTGTCACTGGTGCCTTCTTTCTTTTGGTTGGAGCTGTTGTTTGGATTCTTGAGCACCGCATTAATCATGAGTTCCGTGGTCCACCAAGCCAACAACTTATAACAATTTTTTGGTcagtatattttaattcatcGAATGCCATTATGAATTGTTGCGAGAATTTATAGCCATCTAATCAATTGcgatatataattttgaaagtaAGGAGCTTTACTCTTGTTAGCCACATCAACCACTTACCCATTATGTTATTCAAGGAAGGGGGAAATTACATTTTTCACCCACCAATTGCTGCTTATTTTTTAGTTTGCACCTTATACTaccaaatattttaatcttcaCCCTAAACTacctatattttttaagttgcaCCCTCGGTTGTGATCCTATTTTTGATCCCCGGATAATAGGATAACAAAAGAGATCTGTAAATGATGAAGTATACTGCTGGATCTTGGTATGGGTCGAATAGTCATAGGTTGATATGCTGTTAACTCTTTTACTATTAGGATGAATGAAGAATTAGTCACATGACACTATTAACTGTCAAATCTAAATGGAGCGTGCAAAGTGAAACCTATTGATAGATTCGGGTGCAAATTgaaactttttataatttagggTATAAATGAAAAAAGTAAGTGATAGTTTGTGGTTGGAAATGCAATTTTCtctaatgaaaatttaaatgatatatttttttaagtctaagttattaaatgaaaaataatagatctAGTAATGTTAGTACTTTTTGGTTTTCTCAActtatttcttttaagttttgtaTCTAATAGATTCATAAAGGTTATTGAATTTAAGAGGAAGTTAAAGAGCCTATAAGTTATGACTCTCCATGGCCAGAGTTATTTTAACACATCATATAAAGAACTCTTGGTCCCTGTCTTCACTCGATCACAGCTTGTCAGGTTTCCCATTAGtaacaaagaaacaaaggagAGTAAGGGAGGACGAGATCAAGGTACTCAACCAAATTTTGGAGATTAAGGTGTTAATATTAATACTCTTCTTAAGATTCTATTTACTATATAATGGTTCAAAGTATGCTACGTTAGTTATCTATACTGttttcaattaataaatttaattatttctatgTATCTAGTAGGCCTACAACTAGTTTGTATAAAGCTACGGAATATTGTCAAAGCCCTTAGGAATGGACTTGATTATTGCCTAGGTGTCAGTGATATTACTTGGTTACTCATGAGATCTAACATATAATACACTCTCCCGCATATCTTGACAATAACATATGCCTACTAttgtatggaagaaaaaaaatgatcatgagGTCAATTATTAGTTTGCTACTTTGAAGTATGCTAGTAGACCATGATGAAATTGAATACATCAATTCTAcctttctcaaataaaaaaaatatgaatttagatgtatgcTAATGGTCCTGCCTTGTTCCAAATGCTATTAGCTCTTCTTTTGTGTGCTTTGTTTCAATACATATTTGAGTATTATACTGAAATCACTTCTGGCCTGGCAGGTTCAGTTTCTCAACAATGTTTTTCTCACACCGTATGTATTTCATGCCTAATCTCTTGCGCTTTTGACATTTGGACTATGACATAATCTTTCTAGTGCTGATTGGAAGTCCATGTTTGAAACTTCTAACATCTTTTGCTGCTTGGATCTGGCGCAGGAGAGAACACAGTGAGCACACTGGGTCGAATGGTGCTGATTATATGGTTATTTGTAGTACTAATTATAAATTCAAGCTACACTGCTAGTTTGACATCAATCCTCACAGTGCAGCAGTTAACATCACGGATAGAAGGGATTGACACCTTGATGTCTAGTAGTGAACCAATTGGAATTCAAGATGGGTCATTTGCATGGAATTACTTAATTGATGAGCTCAACATTGCAGAATCTAGGcttgttatattaaaaaacctGGAAGAGTATTCTAGCGCCCTTAGGAAGGGACCAAGAGGTGGAGGAGTAGCTGCCATTGTTGATGAACTTCCTTACGTTGAACTCTTCTTGTCCAGCACCAATTGCGAGTTCAGGACTGTGGGGCCAGAGTTCACAAAAAGCGGATGGGGATTTGTAAGTACTTTTGGTTGGTCTAAGCAAGCTCTCTGGTTACTCCACTCTTTAGTTAGCTAGATtccaaatataaatatgaaataaagcATCTATAGAAAGGTGCAAGTTTTACTGCCAAATACTATATATGATCTTGATCCTAAATCACATGCCAGGGGAGTtagaaattgaaatttcaagctccatatttttatataaatcatattGAAATTTCCCACTACCTGCAGGAAAGCATTGAACTGAATCAATGTAAATGCCTCAATATGCTAGTTATCGTGCATAATGGTTGGCTCCAATAATACTTCTAGTATTCCATCTTCTGTAGCAATGCAGTAACATGTATTATGTGAAGTATTCCCAGAAAAAGTACTCTATTTTGCATGCAATAATTAGATGgctttctttattatatatttatttattccgtGTCTATTTATTCGTTTTGTTTCTAGGTTCATTACTTGTTATATTTAGAATCACAATAAATGCTCAAAATAAgggtaaaaaaatttatttacaccCAATTCTGTTGTTTTGCTGCTGATGACTGACTACTATGTAAGTCAGCCTAGCTCCCTCTTACTTTCCAGTTCCTAATCCTTAATGAAAGAAAGCTCAATTTTGCCCAAATGATATCAAAATTTCTTggttcatataataaaaattcatgaaacGTGTTCAATGCTCTAATATCTCTCTAATGTTCAATTTCCTTGTCTCAGGCTTTCCAAAGGGACTCTCCTCTTGCGGTTGACTTATCAACCGCTATTCTTCAGCTCTCGGAGAATGGTGATCTCCAAAAGATCCATAATAAATGGCTTACACATAATGAGTGCTCTATGCAGATTAACCAAGTTGATTCAACCCAACTGTCTCTGCAGAGCTTCTGGGGCCTGTTCCTTATTAGCGGAGTTACATGTTCCATTGCTCTTATTGTGTTCTCCTTTAGGGTCTTGTGTCAATACCGCAGGTTCAGCCCTGAGGCTGAGGAAGGGGATGTTGGGGAGATTGAACCAGCAGAGCCTAGTCGTACAATCAAAAATCCAAGCCTTAAAAAACTGATTGATTTTGTAGATAGGAAAGAAGATGAGATCAAGGAGATTCTTAGGCGGAAGAGTAGTGATAGCAAACATCAAGCTAGCCATAGCTCAGATGGGCAGCCCCATTCACCCTCTTAAGGACAATTTCTTCTTTGGCTGGTGAATTTTCTAATGTTTCCCCCTGGGGATCAATAGATTTTTCTCTATACTAGTATATTTACTTCCTATTATACAAATGGACTAAAAGTTAGACAGCTTCATCTATAGaaattcaacaacaaaacaatgatTAGGTGGCCAGTTTGTAGCATACTGTGAAGCTTGTAATCTCTACCCATTATTCCTCTGAAGGAATGGAGCTATTCATGACACTGATAATTCCTTACCATGTACTGGTCTGAATGGAGCGAAAGTGTTCTGAGGAATAATAAGAAACTTGTTTGCTGTTGAGCATTCTATTTCAACTTCTTGATTTCCTTTGCATTATTTTGGGGTGGTGGGGTTGATCTTTTCTCTTGTGCGAAATAAAACAATTTGATATAATCATTGTGGCTCCCATATATTTTGACTTTGAGGTGGCCTTCtacattgagagagagagaaaaaaaaaaggccatgttttgaatgtttttcattttgttttgggtGTTTAGCATGTTGTTCTCGATGCCAAACAAATGGATGCAAGTTCCTTTCAATGCTTGAAGATGGCTTCTACAGTTTATGCCATGTCATGCTAGGGGGcaatagatttaaaattttacagtCCATTGTATTCAAACAGGTAGATGATTCAGTCTGGTTGTTACGATTTTTTGGTCACTAAAACACCGTTTCTGCATGGCTCTTATTTCGAAATTCAATCTGAACAAGCTCTTATTTTACCAATGAATTCCTACTCTGGccgaaaagaaaaggaaaataaaatccTACTTTGGCCAAAGTCTTTAACAAGAAGAGGGTAAAGTGTCCTAAGTTCAGACAATTGCTCCAAATTCCACAAGcctaactaggggtgtaactggtctaGCTTGGTcagatt carries:
- the LOC108981096 gene encoding glutamate receptor 3.4-like isoform X3 — protein: MKRTQLFLIFCVWLPMSVMGRSGNASSVSSSKPSALNIGALFTLNSVIGRSAKPAILAAIDDVNSDSSVLPEIKLNVILRDTNCSGFLGTMEALQLMEEDVVAAIGPQSSGIAHVISHVVNELHVPLLSFAATDPTLAALQYPYFVRTTQSDYFQMYAIADLVEYYGWREVVAIFVDDDYGRGGISVLGDALAKKRAKISYKAAFTPHAPKSAINDLLVGVNLMESRVYVVHVNPDSGLTVFSVAKSLGMMSGGYVWIATDWLPSLLDSSATSDPDTMSLLQGVIALRHHTPDGDLKKSLMSRLNNLKNKDIANFNSYALYAYDSVWLAAHALDAYLKEGGNISFSNDPTLHDSNGSTLRLASLRTFDGGQQFLQTILSMNFTGVSGQMQFDRDKNLVHPAYDVLNIGGTGFRKIGYWSNYSHLSIISPEILYTRPPNTSTASQHVYSVIWPGETAAIPRGWVFPNNGKPLRIGVPNRVSYKQFVAKDNGPPGVRGFCIDVFEAAINLLPYPVPRSYMLYGDGKRNPVYNNLVDAVAADKFDAAVGDMTIVTNRTKIVDFTQPYMESGLVVVAPVKEKKSSPWAFLKPFNALMWCVTGAFFLLVGAVVWILEHRINHEFRGPPSQQLITIFCLSGFPLVTKKQRRVREDEIKVLNQILEIKVQFLNNVFLTPREHSEHTGSNGADYMVICSTNYKFKLHC
- the LOC108981096 gene encoding glutamate receptor 3.4-like isoform X2, with the protein product MEEDVVAAIGPQSSGIAHVISHVVNELHVPLLSFAATDPTLAALQYPYFVRTTQSDYFQMYAIADLVEYYGWREVVAIFVDDDYGRGGISVLGDALAKKRAKISYKAAFTPHAPKSAINDLLVGVNLMESRVYVVHVNPDSGLTVFSVAKSLGMMSGGYVWIATDWLPSLLDSSATSDPDTMSLLQGVIALRHHTPDGDLKKSLMSRLNNLKNKDIANFNSYALYAYDSVWLAAHALDAYLKEGGNISFSNDPTLHDSNGSTLRLASLRTFDGGQQFLQTILSMNFTGVSGQMQFDRDKNLVHPAYDVLNIGGTGFRKIGYWSNYSHLSIISPEILYTRPPNTSTASQHVYSVIWPGETAAIPRGWVFPNNGKPLRIGVPNRVSYKQFVAKDNGPPGVRGFCIDVFEAAINLLPYPVPRSYMLYGDGKRNPVYNNLVDAVAADKFDAAVGDMTIVTNRTKIVDFTQPYMESGLVVVAPVKEKKSSPWAFLKPFNALMWCVTGAFFLLVGAVVWILEHRINHEFRGPPSQQLITIFWFSFSTMFFSHRENTVSTLGRMVLIIWLFVVLIINSSYTASLTSILTVQQLTSRIEGIDTLMSSSEPIGIQDGSFAWNYLIDELNIAESRLVILKNLEEYSSALRKGPRGGGVAAIVDELPYVELFLSSTNCEFRTVGPEFTKSGWGFAFQRDSPLAVDLSTAILQLSENGDLQKIHNKWLTHNECSMQINQVDSTQLSLQSFWGLFLISGVTCSIALIVFSFRVLCQYRRFSPEAEEGDVGEIEPAEPSRTIKNPSLKKLIDFVDRKEDEIKEILRRKSSDSKHQASHSSDGQPHSPS
- the LOC108981096 gene encoding glutamate receptor 3.4-like isoform X1: MKRTQLFLIFCVWLPMSVMGRSGNASSVSSSKPSALNIGALFTLNSVIGRSAKPAILAAIDDVNSDSSVLPEIKLNVILRDTNCSGFLGTMEALQLMEEDVVAAIGPQSSGIAHVISHVVNELHVPLLSFAATDPTLAALQYPYFVRTTQSDYFQMYAIADLVEYYGWREVVAIFVDDDYGRGGISVLGDALAKKRAKISYKAAFTPHAPKSAINDLLVGVNLMESRVYVVHVNPDSGLTVFSVAKSLGMMSGGYVWIATDWLPSLLDSSATSDPDTMSLLQGVIALRHHTPDGDLKKSLMSRLNNLKNKDIANFNSYALYAYDSVWLAAHALDAYLKEGGNISFSNDPTLHDSNGSTLRLASLRTFDGGQQFLQTILSMNFTGVSGQMQFDRDKNLVHPAYDVLNIGGTGFRKIGYWSNYSHLSIISPEILYTRPPNTSTASQHVYSVIWPGETAAIPRGWVFPNNGKPLRIGVPNRVSYKQFVAKDNGPPGVRGFCIDVFEAAINLLPYPVPRSYMLYGDGKRNPVYNNLVDAVAADKFDAAVGDMTIVTNRTKIVDFTQPYMESGLVVVAPVKEKKSSPWAFLKPFNALMWCVTGAFFLLVGAVVWILEHRINHEFRGPPSQQLITIFWFSFSTMFFSHRENTVSTLGRMVLIIWLFVVLIINSSYTASLTSILTVQQLTSRIEGIDTLMSSSEPIGIQDGSFAWNYLIDELNIAESRLVILKNLEEYSSALRKGPRGGGVAAIVDELPYVELFLSSTNCEFRTVGPEFTKSGWGFAFQRDSPLAVDLSTAILQLSENGDLQKIHNKWLTHNECSMQINQVDSTQLSLQSFWGLFLISGVTCSIALIVFSFRVLCQYRRFSPEAEEGDVGEIEPAEPSRTIKNPSLKKLIDFVDRKEDEIKEILRRKSSDSKHQASHSSDGQPHSPS
- the LOC108981096 gene encoding glutamate receptor 3.4-like isoform X4, with protein sequence MKRTQLFLIFCVWLPMSVMGRSGNASSVSSSKPSALNIGALFTLNSVIGRSAKPAILAAIDDVNSDSSVLPEIKLNVILRDTNCSGFLGTMEALQLMEEDVVAAIGPQSSGIAHVISHVVNELHVPLLSFAATDPTLAALQYPYFVRTTQSDYFQMYAIADLVEYYGWREVVAIFVDDDYGRGGISVLGDALAKKRAKISYKAAFTPHAPKSAINDLLVGVNLMESRVYVVHVNPDSGLTVFSVAKSLGMMSGGYVWIATDWLPSLLDSSATSDPDTMSLLQGVIALRHHTPDGDLKKSLMSRLNNLKNKDIANFNSYALYAYDSVWLAAHALDAYLKEGGNISFSNDPTLHDSNGSTLRLASLRTFDGGQQFLQTILSMNFTGVSGQMQFDRDKNLVHPAYDVLNIGGTGFRKIGYWSNYSHLSIISPEILYTRPPNTSTASQHVYSVIWPGETAAIPRGWVFPNNGKPLRIGVPNRVSYKQFVAKDNGPPGVRGFCIDVFEAAINLLPYPVPRSYMLYGDGKRNPVYNNLVDAVAADKFDAAVGDMTIVTNRTKIVDFTQPYMESGLVVVAPVKEKKSSPWAFLKPFNALMWCVTGAFFLLVGAVVWILEHRINHEFRGPPSQQLITIFWREHSEHTGSNGADYMVICSTNYKFKLHC